The segment GGATGCGTAACCTTAGTTATAGGTCAATCTATAATGCATATAGCTGTGGCAACAGGAACAATGCCCACAACTGGGTTACCATTACCTTTTGTAAGTTACGGAGGAAATTCCTTATTGTCCTCATTTTTTGTGATCGGAATGTTGTTAAGGTGTTCTCTGGAATCAACTGGTCATATAGGCATGATTAGTGCACGAAAGTCTCTTCATTAGTTAGAATTTAGAAGATTTAGATTCCTGTTATCGCCTCAATTAATTTATTTGTTTCAGAATTAGCTCAAAAGGGTAATTTACTAATGGAGCAAGGGCTTAATAATCCAGGCCCACTTACCATATTTTTAGTTTTTACTGCAGGCCTTTTAACAAGTCTTGGTCCATGTTCTTTATCTTTACTACCAATCACAATTGCTTATGTGGGTGGTACTAAGAATAATAAGTTTAAACTTATTAGTTTTTCTGGAGGGGTAATTTTTTCCCTCATTACATTGGGTGCCTTGAGCGGATTCTTAGGAAAAATATATGGACAATTGCCCTCTTACTACGCATCTTTAGTAGCTTTAATAGCAATTATTATGGGCTTAAACTTATTAGGAATTTTAAAATTCCAATTACCTAATGGGCCCGATTTGCAATTTATGGAAGATAAGGTTCCTTCTATAATTACTCCTTTTGTAGTAGGTGGAGCTTTTGGTCTTGCCTCTTCACCTTGTATTACTCCAGTACTGGCTACACTCTTAGCATGGGTATCACAAGCAAAAAACCCTACAATTTCAATAATTTTTTTATTCTTCTTTGGCCTTGGTCAAGTAACACCATTAATCCTTGCAGGAGCGACAACTGAAAATTTAAAGCAGTTTCTAGAACTCAGAAAATATAGTCAAGTAATTCCTACTTTAAGTGGGGTATTTTTAGTTTCGCTAGGGATTCTAAATTTAATTTCAAATTGGATCTAAATGGTTATTTTTAAGAAATTTATTCTAAAGATATCAAGTTTAAGATTTGCAATACTATTAATAATTTTCATAGCCATTTCAAGTGGAGTTGGAACG is part of the Prochlorococcus marinus subsp. pastoris str. CCMP1986 genome and harbors:
- a CDS encoding cytochrome c biogenesis CcdA family protein; this encodes MEQGLNNPGPLTIFLVFTAGLLTSLGPCSLSLLPITIAYVGGTKNNKFKLISFSGGVIFSLITLGALSGFLGKIYGQLPSYYASLVALIAIIMGLNLLGILKFQLPNGPDLQFMEDKVPSIITPFVVGGAFGLASSPCITPVLATLLAWVSQAKNPTISIIFLFFFGLGQVTPLILAGATTENLKQFLELRKYSQVIPTLSGVFLVSLGILNLISNWI